A region from the uncultured Macellibacteroides sp. genome encodes:
- a CDS encoding sugar transferase produces the protein MIYIYLGDNPSFVDWLHKTINSEITVCTNYLQINNAISEALRKKKEEDCCVFVQRKNKHSDISIISQLHKHYPSIYVVLIGKSLSIEEKKEYLKAGTDSLISEAKNEKELLHILAFASTYKEKINNVSHPSNDLKLFRLPLWKRIFDIISSLIAIIILSPFLILTWLAIRIESKGAPVYKSKRVGSNYQIFDFYKFRSMYTDADKRLAEFRRLNQYAVDYNVNEDNIIIKPKFHKADVVLFSDDSITSEKVYIATKRQERSNAFIKFENDPRITKIGRIIRKYSIDELPQLFNILKGDMSVVGNRPLPLYEAELLTSDEYIQRFMAPAGLTGLWQVEKRGEAGKLSAEERKMLDIRYAKEFSFLMDVKIIFKTFTAFIQKENV, from the coding sequence TCATAAAACCATCAACAGTGAGATAACTGTTTGCACTAATTATTTGCAAATCAATAATGCTATATCTGAAGCTTTACGCAAAAAAAAAGAAGAAGATTGTTGTGTCTTTGTTCAGCGCAAGAACAAACACTCAGATATTTCGATTATTTCTCAGTTACACAAACACTATCCGTCGATTTACGTTGTTTTAATTGGAAAATCCCTCAGCATAGAAGAAAAGAAAGAATACCTTAAAGCAGGAACAGATAGCCTTATTTCAGAAGCAAAAAACGAAAAAGAGCTGCTTCACATTCTTGCTTTTGCATCCACATACAAAGAAAAAATTAATAACGTTTCTCATCCTTCCAATGACTTAAAATTATTCAGATTACCTCTTTGGAAAAGAATTTTCGACATTATCAGCTCATTAATAGCCATTATTATATTGTCTCCGTTTCTAATTCTCACATGGCTTGCCATCCGGATAGAGAGTAAAGGAGCTCCCGTATATAAATCCAAACGCGTAGGAAGTAACTACCAAATATTCGATTTCTATAAATTCCGTTCTATGTATACAGATGCAGACAAACGTTTAGCTGAATTTAGAAGATTGAACCAATATGCTGTAGACTATAATGTTAATGAAGACAACATTATTATAAAACCAAAGTTTCATAAGGCTGATGTGGTGCTCTTTTCAGACGATTCTATCACCTCGGAAAAAGTATATATAGCAACAAAAAGACAGGAACGTTCTAACGCCTTTATTAAATTTGAAAACGATCCGCGGATTACTAAAATAGGAAGAATAATACGAAAATACAGCATAGACGAATTACCTCAATTGTTCAACATCCTGAAAGGCGACATGTCGGTAGTAGGTAATCGCCCCCTACCCTTGTACGAAGCAGAATTGCTAACAAGCGACGAATACATCCAGCGCTTTATGGCTCCAGCGGGCTTAACCGGCCTTTGGCAAGTAGAAAAGCGTGGCGAAGCAGGTAAACTGTCAGCCGAAGAGCGCAAAATGCTGGACATCCGTTATGCAAAGGAATTTTCATTTCTGATGGATGTAAAAATTATCTTCAAAACTTTCACCGCATTCATTCAAAAAGAAAATGTATAA
- a CDS encoding glycosyltransferase family 2 protein → MENKPVVSIITVNYNGLQDTIELCQSIREQIRTVTYELIVVDNGSKVNEASQIQQTFPWIHVIRSEKNLGFSGGNNLGICQAKGDFIFLLNNDTYLPDDSLHYLVDTLKANKQLAAVSPKIKFAWSPFAIQFAGFTPLSPITLRNKTIGFGESDEGQYDQYKQTPLLHGAAMMVKRFVIEEIGLMPELYFLYYEEIDWCTSMTERGYTLGYEPRCTVFHKESKSTGQNSPLRSYYLTRNRLLFAWRHRTNSTRWLALSYQMLFAVPAHGIKFLLKGNKANAGSLIKGLIAFILLKDKKQNI, encoded by the coding sequence ATGGAAAACAAACCGGTTGTATCAATTATCACTGTCAACTATAACGGACTGCAAGATACGATTGAACTCTGCCAGTCTATTAGGGAGCAAATCCGCACTGTTACCTACGAGCTTATCGTTGTAGATAATGGATCCAAGGTGAACGAAGCATCTCAGATACAACAGACCTTTCCGTGGATTCATGTAATACGATCGGAAAAGAACCTGGGCTTTTCAGGAGGAAACAACCTGGGGATATGTCAAGCAAAAGGAGATTTCATTTTCCTGTTAAACAACGACACCTATCTACCTGACGACAGCCTTCATTATCTGGTCGACACATTGAAGGCCAACAAACAACTGGCCGCCGTATCACCCAAAATTAAATTTGCGTGGTCTCCTTTTGCCATTCAGTTTGCCGGATTTACACCTCTATCACCCATAACCCTGCGTAACAAAACCATTGGTTTTGGCGAATCCGACGAAGGACAATATGATCAATACAAGCAAACACCCCTGCTCCATGGTGCCGCCATGATGGTTAAACGGTTTGTGATCGAAGAAATTGGACTGATGCCCGAACTCTATTTCTTATATTATGAAGAAATTGATTGGTGTACCAGTATGACTGAACGAGGATACACATTAGGCTACGAGCCAAGATGTACAGTGTTTCATAAAGAGAGTAAGAGCACCGGACAAAATAGTCCGCTTCGCTCCTATTATCTTACGAGAAACCGACTGTTATTCGCCTGGAGGCATCGCACCAACTCAACAAGATGGCTTGCTTTAAGCTATCAGATGTTGTTTGCCGTTCCTGCTCATGGAATCAAATTCTTACTTAAAGGGAATAAAGCAAACGCGGGTTCACTAATTAAAGGGTTGATTGCATTTATACTGTTAAAAGATAAAAAACAAAACATATGA
- a CDS encoding glycosyltransferase family 2 protein — protein MTLYTILDNIDSLCFFLLGMSVLYLFVFALLSHIKRKDIYPPARKLHRFVVLYPAYKEDRVIENAVSNFLLQDYPKFCYDIVVISDQMQEDTVNRLKAMPIKLIEVDFRQSSKAKAMQYAMMNLSNDSYDMVVIMDADNTVEPNFLNEFNKAYHSGCLVIQAHRMAKNLNTDTAILDAVSEEINNSIFRKGHVRLGLSSALIGSGMAIDYQWLKKNIHKLRTAGEDKELEALLLKENIYIEYLEHVNVYDEKTQKDSTFYNQRRRWLSVQFHSLIRSVKDLPSAIFDGKWDYADKLLQWMMLPRIILLGVIILFSLIILPINLMWAIKWWSLALLLLVTLSISVPDYLVTEHFIKAMKKIPKLFILMVLNLFRIKGANKKFIHTEHGQSLNKEDNV, from the coding sequence ATGACACTTTATACAATTTTAGACAACATAGATTCACTCTGTTTTTTTCTGTTGGGAATGTCTGTTCTCTACTTATTTGTATTTGCACTGCTTTCGCACATCAAACGAAAAGACATATACCCTCCTGCCAGAAAATTGCATCGATTTGTTGTTTTATATCCTGCCTACAAAGAAGATCGTGTAATTGAAAATGCTGTTTCAAACTTTTTGCTACAAGACTATCCAAAATTCTGTTACGATATTGTTGTAATATCGGATCAAATGCAAGAAGATACAGTTAATAGATTGAAGGCAATGCCTATTAAATTAATAGAAGTTGATTTCCGGCAAAGCTCCAAAGCTAAGGCTATGCAATATGCGATGATGAATCTGAGCAATGACTCTTACGATATGGTCGTTATTATGGATGCCGACAATACCGTAGAGCCCAACTTTCTGAATGAGTTTAACAAAGCATACCACAGCGGATGCCTGGTTATCCAAGCCCATCGAATGGCCAAAAACCTCAACACAGACACGGCCATTCTGGATGCAGTGAGCGAAGAAATTAACAATTCTATTTTCCGAAAAGGGCATGTACGTCTGGGATTATCGTCAGCGCTTATTGGTTCTGGAATGGCAATCGACTACCAATGGCTAAAAAAGAACATACACAAACTGCGTACCGCAGGAGAAGACAAGGAATTGGAAGCTCTGCTCCTTAAAGAAAACATCTACATTGAATACCTCGAACACGTAAACGTATATGACGAAAAAACCCAAAAAGACAGCACATTCTATAATCAAAGAAGGCGATGGCTATCAGTTCAATTCCATTCATTAATTCGATCTGTCAAAGACTTACCTTCGGCCATTTTTGATGGAAAATGGGATTATGCAGATAAGCTATTGCAATGGATGATGTTACCTAGAATTATATTACTTGGTGTTATAATCCTTTTTTCTCTTATCATACTCCCTATAAATTTGATGTGGGCAATCAAATGGTGGAGTCTTGCTTTGCTGCTCCTTGTTACATTAAGTATTTCTGTGCCAGACTATCTTGTAACCGAACATTTTATTAAAGCGATGAAAAAAATTCCAAAGCTTTTCATCTTGATGGTACTTAATTTATTTAGGATTAAGGGAGCAAATAAAAAATTTATACATACAGAACATGGACAATCTCTCAATAAGGAGGATAACGTATGA
- a CDS encoding glycosyltransferase family 1 protein, with protein MKIAIEAQRIFREKKHGMDFVALETIKQLQNIDTENEYYIFVKPGKDKCLASTKKFHIIELTCPTYILWEQIALPHAISKIKPDILHCTSNTAPLFCSVPLVLTLHDIIFLEKRQQKSKSLYQNLGWYYRRLIVPTVLNKSKKVITVSQFECNRIKEALKLPENKITYIYNGFGNHFYPRTETKVITKKYLPDDQYLFFLGNTDPKKNTKGTLIAYSQYVTKSKKALPLLIADLNETSIDAILNEAGIKEIKSMLRYPGYISNADLPFIYSGAKIFLYTSFRESFGIPLLEAMACGTPVITSNTSAMPEIAGESAVFADPYDPEYISELILKLEENNILYEQMLKNGLKRVQQFSWSKTAKETLSLYHSINKS; from the coding sequence ATGAAAATAGCAATTGAAGCGCAGCGTATTTTTCGTGAAAAAAAACATGGAATGGATTTTGTTGCACTCGAGACAATCAAGCAACTGCAAAACATTGACACAGAAAACGAATACTATATATTTGTAAAGCCTGGGAAAGATAAATGTCTCGCATCAACAAAAAAATTTCACATTATTGAACTTACTTGCCCAACTTATATCCTTTGGGAACAGATTGCACTCCCACATGCCATTTCAAAAATTAAACCAGACATATTACATTGCACCAGCAACACAGCACCGCTGTTCTGTAGTGTCCCATTGGTGTTAACGCTCCACGACATCATATTTCTGGAAAAAAGACAACAAAAAAGCAAATCTTTATATCAAAACCTGGGTTGGTACTACCGGCGTCTTATTGTTCCTACTGTTTTAAACAAAAGTAAAAAAGTAATAACAGTTTCCCAATTCGAATGCAACCGAATTAAAGAAGCTCTTAAGCTTCCCGAAAATAAAATTACATATATATATAATGGATTTGGAAACCATTTTTACCCCCGTACAGAAACCAAAGTAATAACTAAAAAATATCTTCCAGACGATCAATATCTATTTTTTCTAGGAAATACTGATCCCAAAAAAAATACAAAAGGCACGCTTATTGCATATAGTCAATATGTAACAAAATCAAAAAAAGCATTACCATTACTAATAGCCGACCTAAACGAAACATCTATTGATGCAATATTGAATGAAGCAGGTATTAAAGAAATAAAATCAATGCTTCGCTATCCTGGATATATTTCAAACGCAGACTTGCCATTTATTTATAGTGGAGCCAAAATATTCTTATATACATCGTTTAGGGAGAGTTTCGGTATTCCACTACTCGAAGCAATGGCCTGTGGAACTCCGGTAATTACATCTAACACCTCTGCGATGCCTGAAATAGCAGGTGAAAGTGCAGTATTTGCAGATCCCTACGATCCAGAATATATCTCAGAACTGATCTTAAAGCTTGAGGAAAATAACATATTATACGAGCAGATGCTAAAGAATGGATTAAAAAGAGTCCAGCAATTTTCGTGGAGTAAAACCGCAAAAGAAACATTATCTTTGTATCACTCAATAAATAAATCCTAA
- a CDS encoding acyltransferase codes for MNTDRLKEKIKKHPLLKRIILNFLMHPVKTRPQWWIRIFMPFYIKRGKGSVIYRSVRKDIVPFNIFELGKRSVIEDYSVINNAVGNLLIGNNTRVGIGNTIIGPVTISDNVNIGQNVTISGLNHNYADPSKTISEQGIDTSPIKIENDVWIGANSVVLPGVQIGNHSVIGAGSVITKDIPPYSVAVGNPARIIKRYDTDLKEWVKVN; via the coding sequence ATGAATACGGATAGGTTAAAAGAAAAAATAAAAAAACATCCTCTTCTAAAAAGGATTATTTTAAACTTTCTTATGCATCCGGTTAAAACCCGGCCGCAATGGTGGATACGGATATTCATGCCTTTTTATATTAAAAGAGGAAAAGGGAGTGTCATATATCGAAGCGTGAGAAAAGACATTGTACCTTTCAACATTTTCGAATTAGGCAAAAGATCGGTAATTGAAGACTATTCAGTCATCAACAACGCTGTAGGTAACTTATTAATCGGAAACAACACTCGTGTAGGAATTGGTAATACAATTATCGGACCGGTTACGATTTCGGACAATGTCAATATAGGACAAAACGTCACCATCAGTGGACTAAATCACAATTATGCAGATCCAAGCAAAACCATTAGTGAACAAGGAATAGACACCAGTCCTATTAAAATTGAGAACGATGTCTGGATAGGAGCCAATTCTGTTGTCCTTCCGGGAGTTCAGATTGGCAATCATAGCGTAATCGGAGCAGGAAGTGTCATAACTAAAGATATCCCCCCCTACTCTGTTGCCGTTGGCAATCCAGCTAGAATTATCAAAAGATATGATACGGATTTGAAAGAATGGGTGAAAGTAAATTAA
- a CDS encoding glycosyltransferase family 4 protein, which translates to MGESKLRNYENMKICFYCDSIFSYGGVQRVLAVLAKSLAKKHEVTIITHDRLTAKDTQMYDLYEANINYIFISHSQIPKLEYFFCKSYSFLYKNILPQNKFTSKYYGYSSFPPTYRKQLIKIINNGGFNVVVGVHVFLSFHLASIKDKIQARIIGWMHNSYEAFFLIKKPYIGQFWNYFKYQIPKLDKTIVLTKHDQKKYIENFGFDPEVIYNPLTVKPKGVGSMKHKKFLAVGRMSEGHKGFDVLIKAFAIFAKENNDWNLEIVGDGPEKGLLESLIKEHSLSNRIIISPFTNNIEEKYANASIFVLSSRWEGFGLVLLEAMAHGLIIISSELPTTKEILSNQIGAFFFQNENYKDLASKMIKLININHVDSIKKTSIEYAASNSIEVFQNKWDNIFMKEIPCQ; encoded by the coding sequence ATGGGTGAAAGTAAATTAAGAAATTATGAAAATATGAAAATATGTTTTTACTGTGATTCTATTTTTAGCTATGGAGGTGTGCAAAGAGTACTTGCTGTATTAGCTAAATCATTGGCAAAAAAACATGAAGTTACTATTATAACTCATGACAGACTTACAGCCAAAGACACTCAAATGTATGATTTATACGAAGCAAATATTAATTATATATTTATTTCCCACTCGCAAATTCCCAAGCTTGAATATTTTTTTTGTAAATCATACAGTTTTCTTTATAAGAATATATTACCTCAAAATAAGTTTACTTCAAAATATTACGGATATAGTTCTTTTCCACCTACATACAGAAAACAATTAATAAAAATAATTAACAATGGAGGTTTTAATGTTGTAGTAGGTGTGCATGTTTTTCTTTCCTTCCACTTAGCTAGCATTAAAGATAAAATTCAGGCTAGAATAATAGGATGGATGCATAATTCCTATGAGGCATTCTTTTTAATAAAAAAACCATATATTGGGCAATTTTGGAACTATTTTAAATATCAAATTCCCAAATTGGATAAAACAATTGTACTCACTAAACATGATCAAAAAAAATATATAGAAAATTTTGGATTTGATCCTGAAGTGATTTATAACCCTCTTACTGTAAAGCCGAAAGGTGTTGGATCCATGAAGCATAAGAAATTTTTGGCTGTAGGGCGAATGTCTGAAGGACATAAAGGTTTCGATGTATTGATAAAGGCATTTGCCATATTCGCGAAAGAAAATAATGATTGGAACTTAGAGATTGTAGGAGATGGGCCTGAGAAAGGCCTTCTTGAGTCTCTAATAAAAGAGCACAGTCTAAGTAATCGGATTATAATTTCTCCATTTACAAACAATATAGAAGAAAAATATGCCAACGCAAGCATATTTGTATTAAGTTCAAGATGGGAAGGGTTTGGTTTAGTTTTATTGGAAGCAATGGCTCATGGCCTTATCATTATATCCTCGGAATTACCTACAACAAAAGAAATTTTATCAAACCAAATTGGTGCTTTCTTTTTTCAAAATGAAAATTATAAAGACCTTGCATCAAAAATGATCAAATTAATTAATATCAATCATGTTGATTCAATAAAAAAAACGTCAATAGAATATGCTGCATCAAACTCAATTGAAGTTTTTCAAAACAAATGGGACAATATATTTATGAAAGAAATACCATGTCAATAA
- a CDS encoding lipopolysaccharide biosynthesis protein: MGQYIYERNTMSIKKQLVSGIFYTAISKYAGIFISLIVSAILARLLSPDEFGVVAVATVIITFFGIFTDLGVSPAIIQNKELTDKDLSSIFSFTIIGGILLSVLFFLSSWLIGKYYKSETLIVICQLLSINLLFSALNIVPNALLYKDKMFRYIAIRSLAVQFIGGILSVIAALAHAGLYALIINPIFSSICIFIISYKKKPQHICFTPGLESIKKIRSFSSYQFLFNVINYFSRNLDKLLIGRYMGMGELGYYEKSYRLMMLPLQNITHVISPVMHPVFSEMQNDLSKLATSYERIIRILAYIGFPLSVLLYFTSTEITLILFGDQWIKSIAPFQILALSVGIQIIMSTSGSIFQAANDTKTLFVCGLFSATLTVSSLLIGIFVFNTLEAISWSICIAFTINFIQCFWVMYRVTFNRSTSFFIKVLISPLILSLTLVAALYLYSSINTGLTLVISALIKGGLFILCITTYFMLTNEYNLRNMLLIQIGRSRNSIKSKKD; the protein is encoded by the coding sequence ATGGGACAATATATTTATGAAAGAAATACCATGTCAATAAAGAAGCAACTAGTTTCAGGGATATTTTATACGGCTATTTCCAAATATGCCGGCATCTTTATTTCACTGATTGTATCTGCAATACTTGCCAGGTTATTGTCTCCTGATGAATTTGGAGTTGTTGCCGTTGCTACTGTTATTATTACATTCTTTGGAATTTTTACTGATCTGGGCGTATCACCCGCTATTATTCAGAATAAGGAACTAACAGATAAAGACCTGTCAAGTATTTTTTCTTTTACAATTATTGGGGGAATTCTGTTATCTGTTTTATTTTTCCTATCCTCATGGCTGATAGGAAAGTACTACAAGAGTGAGACGTTAATCGTAATTTGTCAGCTGCTATCCATTAATTTACTTTTTTCGGCACTGAACATTGTCCCAAACGCATTACTTTATAAAGACAAAATGTTTAGATACATTGCTATACGAAGTCTTGCCGTTCAATTTATTGGAGGCATATTATCGGTTATTGCAGCCCTGGCTCACGCTGGATTATATGCCTTAATTATCAACCCTATTTTTTCATCAATATGTATATTTATAATAAGCTACAAAAAAAAACCGCAGCATATTTGCTTTACCCCGGGTTTAGAATCCATAAAAAAAATACGTTCATTCTCTTCCTATCAATTTTTGTTTAATGTAATTAATTATTTCAGTCGCAACCTTGACAAATTATTGATTGGCAGATATATGGGCATGGGTGAATTAGGCTATTATGAAAAATCCTATCGACTGATGATGCTTCCTTTACAAAACATTACCCACGTTATAAGTCCCGTAATGCATCCTGTATTTTCGGAAATGCAAAACGATCTTAGTAAACTTGCAACATCATACGAACGAATAATTCGGATATTGGCTTATATCGGTTTCCCATTATCGGTTCTTTTGTATTTTACATCAACTGAAATAACTTTGATATTATTTGGAGATCAATGGATTAAATCAATTGCACCTTTTCAGATACTGGCGCTGTCGGTAGGTATTCAAATTATTATGTCTACTTCCGGCTCAATTTTTCAAGCAGCTAACGACACAAAAACTCTTTTTGTTTGCGGACTATTTTCGGCAACGTTGACTGTTAGCTCTTTATTAATTGGTATATTCGTATTTAACACGCTTGAAGCCATATCCTGGAGTATATGTATTGCTTTTACTATTAATTTCATTCAATGCTTTTGGGTGATGTATCGTGTCACTTTTAATCGATCAACAAGTTTCTTTATAAAAGTGCTGATCAGCCCCCTAATTTTAAGTTTAACACTTGTGGCTGCACTATATCTGTACTCATCAATAAATACAGGTTTAACTTTGGTTATTTCAGCATTAATTAAGGGAGGATTATTTATACTCTGTATAACAACCTATTTTATGCTAACTAACGAATATAACCTTAGGAATATGTTGCTCATTCAAATAGGACGTTCAAGAAACTCAATAAAATCAAAGAAAGACTAA
- a CDS encoding TolC family protein, with translation MRYFFFLTIFFLFCTFQTVELQAQKNVELSEFNIDDYKKISLPPLDILYENAKNNPVYELAEVKEQIEISNLRKEKKAWLNYFSLRGSYQYGMFGNESTYTDVYTPVYFNYSTAAQNSYSVGAGISIPLDHLFDLKGRSNRQKMLVKSAALEKEQKFEEIKKEIIVLYSNALSQLNVLKLRSESLVITSAHYEIAEKNFANGSIDSGELSLEKQRQTDSLEQYENTKAELTKNLLILETITQTPILNR, from the coding sequence ATGAGATATTTTTTCTTTCTAACTATATTTTTTCTGTTTTGTACTTTTCAAACAGTTGAATTGCAGGCTCAAAAGAATGTTGAACTTTCTGAATTCAATATTGATGATTATAAAAAAATTAGTTTGCCACCCTTAGATATTTTATATGAAAATGCGAAAAACAACCCTGTCTACGAACTTGCAGAAGTAAAGGAACAAATTGAAATTAGCAATTTACGCAAAGAGAAAAAAGCTTGGTTAAATTATTTTAGCTTAAGAGGCAGCTATCAATACGGCATGTTTGGCAACGAATCAACTTATACTGATGTATACACTCCGGTCTATTTTAATTATTCAACAGCTGCACAAAACAGCTATTCGGTAGGTGCAGGCATTTCAATCCCTTTAGATCATCTTTTTGATTTGAAAGGACGTTCTAATAGACAAAAAATGCTGGTAAAAAGTGCGGCTCTTGAAAAAGAACAAAAATTTGAAGAAATTAAAAAAGAAATTATTGTTTTGTATAGCAATGCTCTTTCTCAATTAAATGTATTAAAACTGAGATCTGAAAGCTTAGTAATAACTAGTGCACATTATGAAATTGCAGAGAAAAATTTTGCAAATGGCTCTATAGACTCTGGAGAATTATCCTTAGAAAAACAAAGGCAAACTGATTCTCTTGAGCAGTATGAAAACACAAAAGCAGAATTAACAAAAAATTTGCTAATTTTAGAAACTATAACTCAAACCCCCATATTAAACAGATAA